A region from the Sphingopyxis lindanitolerans genome encodes:
- a CDS encoding YeiH family protein has translation MASEQSWPMAADLYGEMHLEAARPAKRRWRDYLPGALVTAIAALAAAWLADHYAAPLVLMGLLIGLAMSFLSQDPRTHAGLDLMSQTALRIGIVLVGARITAGQFAELGPLPFALLVGIMLAVILITVASARLFRQDRHAALLAGGATAICGVSAALALYSLIGDKRVDQARFTMTLVGITVASALAMTLYPILAAELALSDTQAGFLIGASIHDVAQAIGGGFSFSPQAGEVATIVKLTRVALLAPMLMLVGLWLARAGGGDAAKRRIPLRLPWFILGFLALAALNSLVALPRPAVDAANMAAQALLLLAIVATAMKARLHLLLDQGWRSFAPIVVATLTSFLLALAAVELM, from the coding sequence ATGGCGTCCGAACAAAGCTGGCCGATGGCCGCCGACCTTTATGGCGAGATGCATCTTGAGGCGGCGCGGCCTGCGAAGCGGCGGTGGCGCGATTATCTGCCGGGCGCGCTCGTCACCGCGATCGCGGCGCTCGCCGCGGCCTGGCTCGCCGACCATTATGCCGCGCCGCTCGTCCTCATGGGGCTGCTCATCGGCCTCGCGATGAGCTTCCTGTCGCAGGACCCGCGCACCCACGCCGGGCTCGACCTCATGTCGCAGACCGCGCTGCGCATCGGCATCGTCCTCGTCGGCGCGCGGATCACCGCCGGGCAGTTCGCCGAACTGGGCCCGCTGCCCTTTGCCCTGCTGGTCGGCATCATGCTCGCCGTCATCCTGATCACCGTCGCCAGCGCCCGATTGTTCCGGCAGGACCGCCACGCCGCGCTGCTCGCCGGCGGCGCCACCGCCATCTGCGGCGTCTCGGCCGCGCTCGCCCTCTATTCGCTGATCGGCGACAAGCGCGTCGACCAGGCGCGCTTCACGATGACCCTGGTCGGGATCACCGTCGCCAGCGCGCTCGCCATGACCCTCTATCCCATCCTCGCCGCCGAACTCGCGCTCTCCGACACGCAGGCGGGGTTCCTGATCGGCGCGTCGATCCATGACGTCGCGCAGGCGATCGGCGGCGGCTTTTCCTTCTCGCCGCAGGCCGGAGAGGTCGCGACCATCGTCAAGCTGACCCGCGTCGCGCTGCTCGCGCCGATGCTCATGCTCGTCGGCCTGTGGCTCGCGCGCGCCGGCGGCGGCGATGCGGCCAAGCGGCGTATCCCGCTGCGCCTGCCCTGGTTCATCCTCGGCTTTCTCGCGCTCGCCGCGCTCAATTCGCTCGTCGCGCTGCCCAGGCCCGCCGTCGACGCGGCCAACATGGCCGCGCAGGCGCTGCTCCTCCTCGCCATCGTCGCCACCGCGATGAAGGCACGCCTCCACCTCCTCCTCGACCAGGGCTGGCGAAGCTTCGCCCCCATCGTCGTCGCCACGCTCACAAGCTTCCTGCTCGCGCTGGCGGCGGTGGAACTGATGTGA
- the ftsE gene encoding cell division ATP-binding protein FtsE, translated as MTPVSRSGGAMVEFNGVGLRYSPDAEVLSDISFNLQPGSFYFLTGASGAGKTSLLKMLYLAQRPSRGLIRLFGEDLVGMPRHRLPGFRRRIGVVFQDFRLIPHLSARDNIALPLRIAGVGEEDLAGPVGEMLSWIGLGERAEAFPPTLSGGEQQRVAIARAVIARPQLLVADEPTGNVDPEMAGRLLGLFEALNRLGTTVVVATHDIHLISRIENAQMMRLEKGRLSDPTGALRYPPNRS; from the coding sequence ATGACGCCCGTTTCCCGTTCCGGCGGCGCGATGGTCGAGTTCAATGGCGTCGGGCTGCGCTATAGCCCCGATGCCGAGGTGTTGAGCGATATCAGCTTCAACCTCCAGCCCGGCAGCTTCTATTTCCTGACCGGCGCCTCGGGTGCGGGCAAGACGTCGCTCCTGAAGATGCTCTATCTCGCGCAGCGGCCGAGCCGCGGGCTGATCCGCCTGTTCGGCGAGGATCTGGTCGGCATGCCGCGCCACCGCCTGCCCGGCTTTCGCCGCCGCATCGGCGTCGTCTTTCAGGATTTCCGGCTGATCCCGCATTTGAGCGCGCGCGACAATATCGCGCTGCCGCTGCGCATCGCCGGGGTCGGCGAAGAGGATCTGGCAGGGCCGGTCGGCGAGATGCTGAGCTGGATCGGGCTCGGCGAGCGCGCCGAGGCCTTTCCGCCGACGCTGTCGGGCGGCGAGCAGCAGCGCGTCGCGATCGCGCGCGCGGTGATCGCGCGGCCGCAACTGCTCGTCGCCGACGAGCCGACGGGCAACGTCGATCCCGAGATGGCGGGCCGCCTGCTCGGATTGTTCGAGGCCTTGAACCGCCTTGGCACCACCGTCGTCGTCGCGACCCACGACATCCACCTGATCAGCCGGATCGAAAATGCGCAGATGATGCGCCTCGAAAAGGGGCGGCTGTCCGACCCCACCGGCGCGCTGCGCTATCCGCCGAACCGGTCGTGA
- a CDS encoding lysophospholipid acyltransferase family protein, with protein MRYTAALIRSILFWILFVIMSSISSIGAVVSLPISHHATRWFVRMWAIFHRLICRFVLGHKIVVEGEMPDIPVLYVFKHEGAFETIEQPMLFQWPAVFAKEQLLSIPVWGQAARFYGLIPVDRDGGGKAMRAMLSAARAALAGDRPLVLFAEGTRVPHGEAPPLRSGFAGIYRMLGVPVIPVAVNSGLVYPPRRWVKWPGTITYRIGETIPAGLPREEAEGRVWRAINALNPPEALLAGMPKAEK; from the coding sequence ATGCGCTATACCGCCGCCCTGATCCGTTCGATCCTGTTCTGGATCCTGTTCGTGATCATGAGCAGCATCTCGTCGATCGGCGCGGTGGTGTCGCTGCCCATATCGCATCACGCGACGCGCTGGTTCGTGCGGATGTGGGCGATCTTCCACCGGCTGATCTGCCGTTTCGTGCTGGGCCACAAGATCGTCGTCGAGGGCGAGATGCCCGACATCCCCGTCCTCTATGTCTTCAAGCATGAGGGCGCGTTCGAGACGATCGAGCAGCCGATGCTGTTCCAATGGCCCGCCGTCTTTGCCAAGGAGCAACTGCTCTCGATCCCCGTCTGGGGGCAGGCGGCGCGTTTCTATGGCCTGATTCCCGTCGACCGCGACGGCGGCGGCAAGGCGATGCGCGCGATGCTGAGCGCCGCCAGGGCCGCGCTCGCCGGCGATCGCCCGCTGGTGCTGTTCGCCGAAGGCACGCGCGTTCCGCATGGCGAGGCACCGCCGCTGCGCTCGGGCTTCGCGGGCATCTATCGGATGCTCGGCGTGCCGGTGATCCCGGTCGCGGTGAACAGCGGCCTGGTCTATCCGCCGCGGCGCTGGGTCAAATGGCCGGGGACGATCACCTACCGGATCGGCGAGACGATCCCCGCGGGCCTGCCGCGCGAGGAAGCCGAGGGGCGCGTGTGGCGCGCGATCAACGCGCTCAATCCGCCCGAAGCGTTGCTGGCGGGAATGCCGAAGGCCGAGAAATAA
- a CDS encoding prephenate/arogenate dehydrogenase family protein, giving the protein MMALAHVTIVGLGLIGSSIARAVQERLPDVTVTGHDASSEVRAAARTLGFCDVVADDPAAAVAKADLVILAVPVGRMADAAVAIAPGLRADAIISDVGSSKRGVADALGQALPGHLVIPAHPVAGTENSGPAAGFATLFEGRWCIVTPPAGAPDEGVAAVTGFWQALGAKVETMDAAHHDMVLAMTSHLPHLIAYTIVGTASEFEEVTESEVIKYSAGGFRDFTRIAASDPVMWRDVFLANRDAVLETLQRFNEDLTVLQQAIRRGDGAKLEDWFTRTRAIRRSIIEQGQDDAAPDFGRKH; this is encoded by the coding sequence CTGATGGCGCTGGCTCATGTCACGATCGTCGGGCTTGGCCTGATCGGCTCGTCGATCGCGCGTGCGGTCCAGGAGCGCTTGCCCGATGTGACGGTGACCGGCCATGACGCCAGCAGCGAGGTCCGCGCCGCGGCGCGCACGCTCGGTTTCTGCGATGTGGTCGCCGACGATCCGGCGGCGGCGGTGGCGAAGGCCGATCTCGTGATCCTTGCGGTGCCGGTCGGGCGCATGGCCGATGCGGCGGTGGCGATCGCGCCGGGGCTGCGCGCCGATGCGATCATTTCCGACGTCGGCTCGTCGAAGCGCGGCGTCGCCGACGCGCTGGGACAAGCGCTTCCCGGCCATCTCGTCATCCCGGCGCACCCCGTCGCGGGGACCGAGAACAGCGGCCCCGCCGCGGGCTTTGCGACGTTGTTCGAGGGGCGCTGGTGCATCGTCACCCCGCCGGCCGGCGCGCCCGACGAGGGCGTGGCGGCAGTGACCGGATTCTGGCAGGCGCTCGGCGCCAAGGTCGAGACGATGGACGCCGCGCACCACGACATGGTGCTGGCGATGACGAGCCATCTGCCGCACCTTATCGCCTATACGATCGTCGGCACCGCGAGCGAGTTTGAAGAAGTGACCGAAAGCGAGGTCATCAAATATTCGGCGGGCGGCTTTCGCGACTTCACCCGCATCGCGGCGAGCGACCCGGTGATGTGGCGCGACGTCTTCCTCGCCAACCGCGACGCGGTGCTCGAAACCCTGCAGCGCTTCAACGAGGATCTGACCGTGCTCCAGCAGGCGATCCGGCGCGGCGACGGCGCCAAGCTCGAGGACTGGTTCACCCGCACCCGCGCGATCCGCCGCTCGATCATCGAGCAGGGGCAGGACGACGCCGCGCCCGATTTCGGGCGGAAGCATTAA
- a CDS encoding cell division protein FtsX — MIIPRVPVQHRRLLPDHRLSGPTPWVIAILMLLTLLAAAAGVGLARSANAIGAAIAGRVTVQIVTANPVTRAEQAAALRRAAAGQPFVRSARTVEPAELRATLGQWFGSADGGNGGDDPVLKSLPLPALVDIDFVGEDHAGPMRQLRALVAREAPGARIIPHAEWLGPVARLIRSLAWIAGALVLLMTAASAAVVIMTARAALGTHYATIEMLHMIGATDQQIARLFQRRIAIDTAYGIALGSTVAAAILLLIGWQWSGVTAGLAATASLGAGGWALLLALPLLAIALAAWTARQTLLAALKKIL, encoded by the coding sequence ATGATCATCCCGCGCGTCCCCGTCCAGCATCGCCGCCTGCTTCCCGATCATCGCCTGTCGGGGCCGACGCCGTGGGTGATTGCGATCCTGATGCTGCTGACCCTGCTCGCTGCCGCCGCGGGGGTCGGCCTGGCGCGCTCGGCGAATGCGATCGGCGCCGCGATCGCCGGGCGGGTGACGGTGCAGATCGTCACCGCCAACCCGGTCACCCGCGCCGAGCAGGCGGCGGCGCTGCGCCGCGCGGCGGCGGGACAGCCCTTCGTCCGCTCGGCGCGCACGGTCGAGCCCGCCGAACTGCGCGCGACGCTCGGCCAATGGTTCGGCAGCGCCGACGGCGGCAATGGCGGCGACGATCCGGTGCTGAAGTCGCTGCCGCTGCCCGCGCTCGTCGATATTGATTTCGTCGGCGAGGATCACGCCGGGCCGATGCGCCAGCTTCGCGCGCTCGTCGCGCGCGAGGCGCCGGGGGCGCGGATCATCCCGCACGCCGAATGGCTGGGCCCGGTCGCGCGGCTGATCCGCTCGCTCGCCTGGATCGCCGGCGCGCTCGTCCTGCTGATGACCGCGGCGAGCGCGGCGGTGGTGATCATGACCGCGCGCGCCGCGCTCGGCACCCATTATGCGACGATCGAGATGCTGCACATGATCGGCGCGACCGACCAGCAGATCGCGCGATTGTTCCAGCGGCGGATCGCGATCGACACCGCCTATGGCATCGCGCTCGGCAGCACGGTCGCCGCGGCGATTCTGCTCCTCATCGGCTGGCAATGGTCGGGGGTCACCGCGGGCCTCGCCGCGACCGCGTCGCTGGGCGCTGGGGGCTGGGCGCTCTTGCTGGCGCTGCCGCTATTGGCTATCGCGCTCGCGGCATGGACGGCGCGGCAGACCCTGCTCGCCGCGCTCAAGAAGATATTATGA
- the metW gene encoding methionine biosynthesis protein MetW: MTLRPDLAIIAGAVPTGTRVLDVGCGDGTLIAALRDAGVDARGLEIDPANVTAAIARGQSVVQGDANRDLADYPDDAFAYAILSQTLQTTERPDRIIDELLRIAPRAFVSFPNFAHWRVRLALLWNGRMPVTRLLPVAWYETPNIHHVTVSDFRDLVGGKGIKVEQAWYLSGDKPTSDAAASWRAEHAIFLISR, encoded by the coding sequence GTGACGCTGCGCCCCGACCTGGCGATCATCGCCGGCGCGGTGCCGACCGGCACGCGCGTCCTCGACGTCGGCTGCGGCGACGGAACGCTGATCGCGGCGCTGCGCGATGCCGGCGTCGACGCCCGCGGGCTCGAGATCGATCCCGCCAACGTCACCGCGGCGATCGCGCGCGGCCAGTCGGTCGTGCAGGGCGACGCGAACCGCGACCTCGCCGATTATCCCGACGATGCCTTCGCCTATGCGATCCTGTCGCAGACGCTCCAGACGACCGAGCGCCCCGACCGCATCATCGACGAACTGCTTCGCATCGCGCCGCGCGCGTTCGTCAGCTTCCCCAATTTCGCGCACTGGCGGGTGCGGCTCGCCTTGCTGTGGAACGGACGGATGCCGGTGACGCGACTGCTGCCGGTCGCGTGGTACGAAACGCCGAACATCCACCATGTGACGGTCAGCGATTTTCGCGATCTTGTCGGCGGCAAGGGGATCAAGGTTGAACAGGCCTGGTATCTGTCGGGCGACAAGCCGACCAGCGACGCCGCCGCAAGCTGGCGCGCCGAGCATGCGATCTTCCTGATTTCGCGATAG
- a CDS encoding zinc-ribbon domain-containing protein yields MILACPSCHTRYVVPDTAIGSSGRTVRCANCRHSWFQEPAAPAPPVAAPAPEPAPAPQAAPSAQSAPSAQAAPSATPEPAPMAAPPIEEPLAEAAPPPPPEAFAVPEAQPTPPPVEDAPLPFRRPRRNPAKRWTWIAGSAAALMLAATGALYWFGLPGWAQGLGLPGMADEPDLVIELPPNQDHRELPDGTIYFAASGVIINPTDREQRVPPILAELRDAQGTIVYSWTIKPPVRLLPPNEKVNFSEAKLDIPRRATQLTVSWALPKG; encoded by the coding sequence ATGATCCTCGCCTGCCCGTCCTGCCATACGCGCTATGTCGTGCCCGATACGGCGATTGGATCCTCCGGGCGCACCGTGCGCTGCGCCAATTGCCGCCATAGCTGGTTTCAGGAGCCCGCCGCCCCCGCGCCGCCGGTCGCGGCGCCCGCGCCCGAACCGGCGCCAGCACCCCAAGCGGCGCCGTCAGCTCAATCCGCGCCGTCAGCCCAGGCCGCGCCATCAGCAACGCCCGAACCGGCGCCGATGGCCGCGCCGCCGATCGAGGAACCCCTCGCCGAAGCCGCGCCGCCGCCGCCGCCCGAAGCCTTCGCGGTTCCCGAAGCACAGCCGACCCCGCCGCCGGTCGAGGACGCGCCGCTGCCCTTTCGCCGCCCGCGCCGCAACCCGGCGAAGCGCTGGACGTGGATCGCGGGAAGCGCCGCGGCGCTGATGCTCGCCGCGACCGGCGCGCTCTACTGGTTCGGCCTGCCGGGCTGGGCGCAGGGCCTCGGCCTTCCGGGCATGGCCGACGAACCCGACCTCGTCATCGAACTGCCGCCGAACCAGGACCATCGCGAACTTCCCGACGGCACCATCTATTTCGCGGCGTCGGGGGTGATCATCAATCCGACCGACCGCGAACAGCGCGTCCCGCCGATCCTCGCCGAGCTTCGCGACGCGCAGGGGACGATCGTCTATAGCTGGACGATCAAGCCGCCGGTCCGCCTGCTGCCGCCGAACGAAAAGGTGAATTTCAGCGAGGCGAAGCTCGACATCCCGCGCCGCGCGACGCAGCTGACGGTCAGCTGGGCGCTACCCAAGGGTTGA
- a CDS encoding TetR/AcrR family transcriptional regulator → MDQPQPAPGSPGSPEAGAAADSESRDKTPRTERGRRTLRKLLDAAAVEFGERGFHDASISAITRRAGTALGSFYTYFDSKEEIFQALVRHMSELLRDHVTPEVQAAPDEISAEHIGLLSFLGFVREHKEIYRIIDEAEFVDYASYRRHYETTVERMRQRLEAGAARGEIRADASEVHAWAIAGMNVFLGMRYGLWDETADIGEVARIANDMLANGLGKRD, encoded by the coding sequence ATGGATCAGCCGCAACCAGCGCCAGGATCGCCGGGGTCGCCAGAGGCGGGCGCGGCCGCCGATAGCGAAAGCCGCGACAAGACGCCGCGCACCGAACGCGGGCGCCGCACGTTGCGCAAGCTGCTCGACGCGGCGGCGGTCGAGTTCGGCGAGCGCGGGTTTCACGACGCCTCGATCAGCGCCATCACCCGCCGCGCCGGCACCGCGCTCGGCAGTTTCTACACCTATTTCGATTCGAAAGAGGAAATTTTCCAGGCGCTCGTCCGCCACATGAGCGAGCTGCTGCGCGACCATGTGACGCCCGAGGTGCAGGCGGCGCCCGACGAGATCAGCGCCGAACATATCGGCCTGTTGTCCTTCCTCGGTTTCGTGCGCGAGCATAAGGAAATCTATCGCATCATCGACGAGGCGGAATTCGTCGATTACGCCAGCTATCGCCGCCACTATGAAACGACGGTCGAGCGCATGCGCCAGCGGCTCGAAGCGGGCGCGGCGCGCGGCGAGATCCGCGCCGACGCGAGCGAAGTCCATGCCTGGGCGATCGCGGGCATGAACGTCTTCCTCGGCATGCGCTATGGCCTGTGGGACGAGACCGCCGACATCGGCGAGGTCGCGCGGATCGCGAACGACATGCTCGCGAACGGGCTGGGGAAGCGGGATTGA
- a CDS encoding YdcF family protein, whose translation MIKRLISLLFLAWVLGFAWFALLLPLPAAPQKTDAIVVLTGGPGRIDRGLEMLEKGEAKRLLISGVAREVKPRELAAEYERPQALFDCCIALGFEAEDTRSNATEVAAWVARRNYRSIRLITTDWHMRRAQYELGRALGAKVAILPDAVRSHPGFATLFREYHKYLAGLAGGLLGL comes from the coding sequence ATGATCAAGCGGCTGATATCTCTTCTCTTTCTGGCTTGGGTGCTGGGCTTCGCCTGGTTCGCCCTGCTGCTGCCCCTGCCCGCCGCGCCGCAAAAGACCGACGCGATCGTCGTGCTGACCGGCGGTCCGGGGCGCATCGACCGCGGGCTCGAGATGCTCGAAAAGGGCGAAGCGAAGCGCCTGTTGATCAGCGGCGTCGCGCGCGAGGTAAAGCCCAGGGAACTCGCCGCCGAATATGAACGGCCGCAGGCGCTGTTCGACTGCTGCATCGCGTTGGGGTTCGAGGCCGAGGATACGCGCTCGAACGCGACCGAGGTCGCGGCGTGGGTTGCGCGGCGCAACTACAGGAGCATCCGCCTGATCACCACCGACTGGCACATGCGCCGCGCCCAATATGAACTCGGCCGCGCGCTCGGCGCCAAGGTGGCGATCCTTCCCGATGCGGTGCGCAGCCATCCCGGTTTCGCGACCCTGTTCCGCGAATACCACAAATATCTGGCCGGGCTCGCGGGCGGGCTGCTCGGGCTTTGA
- the hisC gene encoding histidinol-phosphate transaminase has translation MTDSSSALTPKPWISGIAPYVPGKSAGADGRPLIKLSANENPLGTGDKAREAFRASLASADALSRYPDPGSVELRETIAAKYGLDPARVICGNGSDELLHLAAGAYAGAGDEILYVRYGFAVYEIAARRVGATPVEADDRDFATDVEALLAAVTERTRVVYLANPNNPTGTLATRDEVARIHAGLPKNVLFVIDQAYAEYLSAAEDDGGLELAKTEPNIFVTRTFSKIHGLAAERIGWGYAAAEVISALHRIRLPFNVTRAGQAAAVGALGDDDFVNASRAHNATWRAWLTQELESLGNHGVRVVPSATNFLLVLFEGDVSAETVYGRLMDAGYIVRWLPGQGIAQALRMTIGTEDETRGLAAAVRAALAG, from the coding sequence ATGACCGACAGCAGCAGCGCCCTTACTCCCAAGCCGTGGATCAGCGGCATCGCTCCTTATGTTCCGGGCAAGTCGGCCGGCGCCGACGGCCGTCCGCTGATCAAACTCAGCGCGAACGAAAATCCGCTCGGCACCGGGGACAAGGCCCGCGAGGCGTTCCGCGCCTCGCTCGCCAGCGCCGATGCGCTGTCGCGCTATCCCGATCCCGGGTCGGTCGAATTGCGCGAGACGATCGCGGCGAAATATGGACTCGATCCGGCGCGCGTCATCTGCGGCAACGGCTCGGACGAGCTGCTTCACCTCGCCGCGGGCGCCTATGCCGGGGCGGGCGACGAGATTCTCTATGTCCGCTATGGCTTTGCGGTTTACGAGATCGCCGCGCGCCGCGTCGGCGCGACTCCGGTCGAGGCCGACGACCGCGACTTTGCGACCGACGTCGAGGCGCTGCTCGCGGCGGTGACCGAGCGGACGCGCGTCGTCTATCTGGCGAACCCGAACAATCCGACCGGAACGCTCGCGACGCGCGACGAGGTCGCGCGAATCCATGCCGGGCTGCCGAAGAACGTCCTGTTCGTCATCGACCAGGCCTATGCCGAATATCTGTCGGCGGCCGAGGATGACGGCGGGCTCGAGCTTGCGAAGACCGAACCCAATATCTTCGTCACGCGCACCTTTTCAAAGATTCATGGCCTCGCGGCCGAACGGATCGGCTGGGGCTATGCCGCCGCCGAGGTGATTTCGGCGCTGCACCGCATCCGCCTGCCGTTCAACGTCACGCGCGCGGGGCAGGCGGCGGCGGTCGGGGCGCTCGGCGACGACGACTTCGTGAACGCCAGCCGCGCGCATAATGCGACATGGCGCGCCTGGCTGACGCAGGAACTCGAAAGCCTCGGCAACCATGGCGTCCGCGTCGTGCCGTCGGCGACCAACTTCCTGCTCGTGCTGTTCGAGGGCGATGTCAGCGCCGAGACGGTATATGGCCGGTTGATGGACGCGGGCTATATCGTCCGCTGGCTGCCCGGGCAGGGGATTGCGCAGGCGCTGCGCATGACGATCGGCACCGAGGACGAGACGCGCGGGCTCGCCGCGGCGGTCCGCGCGGCGCTCGCGGGCTGA
- the metX gene encoding homoserine O-acetyltransferase MetX: MASLLHEIQHQSVTIGAPLPLDSGQTLPSVTIAYQSYGTLDAARSNAVLVCHALTGDQYVASEHPATGKPGWWARMVGPGKPVDTDRYFVICANVLGSCMGTSGPATPDPATGTPLGMKFPVITIADMVRAQAMLLDHLGIDRLHAVIGGSMGGMQALAWTAACPERLASAIVIASAARHSAQNIAFHEVGRQAIMADPDWQDGDYYDKFCAPAKGLAVARMAAHITYLSEAGLTEKFGRRLQARDIKSFGFDADFQVESYLRHQGLAFTDRFDANAYLYITRAMDYFDLAEPHDGQLAGAFARAKDVRFTLVSFDTDWLYPTSESRRIVQALQSVGAAASFVELSAPFGHDSFLLDVPALDRLVAGALKAED, from the coding sequence ATGGCGAGCCTGCTCCACGAAATTCAGCATCAGAGCGTGACGATCGGCGCGCCGCTGCCGCTCGACAGCGGCCAGACGCTGCCGTCGGTGACGATCGCCTATCAAAGCTATGGCACGCTCGACGCCGCCCGGTCGAACGCGGTGCTCGTCTGCCACGCGCTGACCGGCGACCAATATGTCGCAAGCGAGCATCCCGCGACGGGCAAGCCCGGCTGGTGGGCGCGCATGGTCGGGCCGGGCAAGCCGGTCGATACCGACCGATATTTCGTGATCTGCGCCAATGTGCTGGGAAGCTGCATGGGGACGAGCGGCCCCGCGACCCCCGACCCCGCGACCGGCACCCCGCTCGGCATGAAATTCCCCGTCATCACGATCGCCGACATGGTGCGCGCGCAGGCGATGCTGCTCGATCATCTCGGTATCGATCGCCTTCATGCCGTCATCGGCGGATCGATGGGCGGGATGCAGGCGCTCGCCTGGACCGCCGCCTGTCCCGAACGCCTCGCCTCGGCGATCGTGATCGCCAGCGCGGCGCGCCATTCGGCGCAGAACATCGCCTTTCACGAAGTCGGGCGGCAGGCGATCATGGCCGATCCCGACTGGCAGGACGGCGATTATTACGACAAATTCTGCGCCCCCGCCAAGGGTCTCGCGGTCGCGCGGATGGCGGCGCACATCACCTATTTGTCCGAAGCCGGGCTGACCGAGAAATTCGGCCGCCGCCTGCAGGCGCGCGACATCAAGAGCTTCGGCTTCGACGCCGATTTCCAGGTCGAATCCTATTTGCGGCACCAGGGGCTCGCCTTCACCGACCGCTTCGACGCCAACGCCTATCTCTACATCACCCGCGCGATGGATTATTTCGACCTCGCCGAGCCGCACGACGGGCAGCTTGCGGGCGCCTTCGCGAGAGCGAAGGACGTGCGCTTCACTCTCGTCAGCTTCGACACCGACTGGCTTTATCCGACCAGCGAATCGCGCCGCATCGTCCAGGCACTGCAAAGCGTCGGCGCCGCGGCGAGCTTCGTCGAGCTGTCGGCGCCCTTCGGCCACGACAGCTTCCTCCTCGACGTCCCCGCGCTCGACCGCCTCGTCGCGGGTGCGCTGAAGGCGGAGGACTGA